The genomic interval TAGGTGTTCTTAAAGTCTCTAAAGGTATACCGGGTCCGCCTAATAGTTTATCTACTAAAACATAACCAATATCTAATCCCATTTGGAAAACGGCACTTCCTGGTAAAATATCTGTTGAAAAAATAGAAATAAATGTTGGACTAGTTAAAGATTGTTGAAATTCACTAAAAGTTATTTGGTCAACACTTGCAAAAGTTACATTAACATATGAACGAGCTCTTGAGGATAAATAAGTAGATACATCCCTTGCATAATTTTCGTGTATAAGTTGTAAGGTTCTTAATTGTTCTTTAGAAAATTTCATTGGCCTTCGGAAATTATATTCCCGAACATTAGCCATTATATCTTCTTCTTCATCTACGTTGGAAACTGATAATGACCCAGCCTCCATGGCATGCAATAACGCATCTATTTCTTCTTGGGATAAAGTTTCATTTTCTGGAGGCATATTTTCACCACCTTTTAATAGGCTGATGTTATAACAACTATATCAATTATAACTTGAATAACACCAAACTTTTCTTTTTCTCCGACAAATCCAGTTATTTCGTTAACAGCGTTTTTAATCTGATTTTTTAATATTTCTCTTCCTTCGACAGTAGTTAGATCTTCTCTACTTTTTGTAATAAAAATTAATCCAATAGCTTCTAATATTTCCACACTATACTCAGCAGCTGCAGCTCTACATTCATCGCTACCAACTTTTAATTGTAATGCGTTGACAATAGCAATTTCATTTCCACCTTTGAGCATAAATTGTCTTTGTTGTCCTTGTCTTATAATTTCTGCTAAACCAATTTGAACACTTTGTGTAACACCTTGTGCTTGTTGTTGTGCTTGTTGTTGTGCTTGTTGAACAATGTTTTTCCCAAGCATGTTAATAAGAAAAAAAGCACCACCAACGGACAATACAACGGAAACTACAATAGCAATTATTAATAATAACATAATATTGGGGCCTTTTTTTTCTTCAACTATTTCTTCATTTTTTACTTCTTCATCAGCCATAATGTCACCTCTCTATCTTAAACGCTGTCTTAATATTAATAAGTCAATTCTTCTAAATTTATTTCTTAAATCTTCTAAAGTATTATTGTATTCTAAATTTAATTCTTTTTCTTTTTGGTGTAATTCTGAAATGTTTAATTTGCCATTTTCGAAGTCATTTTTTAATAAAGTTTTTTTTGATTCAATTGTAGATTTAAGATTTTCTATTTCTTTTTTTATTAGGACGTCACCAACTGCAATAGGATAAAATCTTTCTGCATTATAATAATATTCTGGATTAAATTTACCCTCTCTAACTTCAGCTAACCTCTCTAGAGTCCTTTTTTGTTTCATTTCTTCTGCATAGAACCTAGCTACACTTGCTGCACGTGCAGCTCCAAGATGCCAGTTAGATGGGTAAATAGATGTGTTAGAAGGTAATCTATCATCTGTATATCCATAAATTTCAATTGTATTATTAGAGTGTTCCAATAATATTATACCTAATTTATATAACAATTCTTTTGCATCAGAT from Marinitoga sp. 38H-ov carries:
- a CDS encoding flagellar basal body-associated FliL family protein yields the protein MADEEVKNEEIVEEKKGPNIMLLLIIAIVVSVVLSVGGAFFLINMLGKNIVQQAQQQAQQQAQGVTQSVQIGLAEIIRQGQQRQFMLKGGNEIAIVNALQLKVGSDECRAAAAEYSVEILEAIGLIFITKSREDLTTVEGREILKNQIKNAVNEITGFVGEKEKFGVIQVIIDIVVITSAY
- a CDS encoding flagellar motor protein MotB — its product is MADKCKKDDGPPPPAGWLATFSDLNSLLMTFFVMLFSMSSISPGKFQQAAVSFRSPFSGTPPSVLTGGRSLSEESLITSNPGIRVELFRLQDDPKYKGRISIEENDKGTIIKMQDMAFFEPGSAKLTSDAKELLYKLGIILLEHSNNTIEIYGYTDDRLPSNTSIYPSNWHLGAARAASVARFYAEEMKQKRTLERLAEVREGKFNPEYYYNAERFYPIAVGDVLIKKEIENLKSTIESKKTLLKNDFENGKLNISELHQKEKELNLEYNNTLEDLRNKFRRIDLLILRQRLR